The Ischnura elegans chromosome 1, ioIscEleg1.1, whole genome shotgun sequence genome contains a region encoding:
- the LOC124159081 gene encoding cytosolic non-specific dipeptidase, whose protein sequence is MDLPPPLQKLFGYVDGHKDAFISNLREAVAIPSVSAWPENRKDIVEMAQWTAKKLEALGAEIEMCDVNDPKNPPKDEKSRLPPVILGVLGKDPAKKTVCVYGHLDVQPARKEDGWDTDPFVLTEKEGRLYGRGSTDDKGPVLGWIHAIEAFINTKQDIPVNIKFVFEGMEESGSEGLDDLLYARKDTFFKDVDHVCISDNYWLGKNKPCLTYGLRGVCYFFIDVECASMDLHSGVFGGTVSEGLADLIYLMNTLVDKDGKILVTGLLDDVEPVTPDENKLYTDIDFDVDVYRQDVGAQKLLHNEEKIELLMHRWRHPSLSLHGIEGAFAEPGCKTIIPRHVIGKFSVRIVPNMTPEKVEACVVKYLEEMWKIRGSHNKMKASMSHGGRWWKSDPTGPNFEAGRAATRHVYGVEPDMTREGGSIPVTLTFEEVTGGRGVLLLPMGSADDGAHAQNEKINVKNYIEGTKLLGAYLYEIAQK, encoded by the exons atggatcTCCCGCCGCCTTTGCAGAAACTTTTTGG TTACGTTGATGGCCATAAAGATGCATTTATCAGTAATTTACGTGAAGCTGTGGCCATACCCTCTGTATCTGCATGGCCAGAGAACCGCAAAGATATTGTAGAAATGGCTCAATGGACTGCCAAGAAGTTAGAAGCGTTGGGTGCTGAAATAGAAATGTGCGACGTCAACGATCCG AAAAATCCTCCGAAAGACGAGAAAAGCAGACTTCCTCCCGTGATTCTTGGTGTCTTAGGGAAGGACCCAGCCAAGAAAACAGTGTGTGTTTATGGTCACTTAGATGTCCAACCGGCTCGAAAA GAGGATGGATGGGATACTGATCCATTTGTTTTGACCGAGAAAGAGGGTCGATTATATGGGAGAGGTTCAACTGATGACAAAGGCCCAGTTCTTGGATGGATCCATGCCATTGAAGCGTTCATAAATACCAAGCAAGATATACCCGTTAATATTAAG TTTGTATTTGAAGGAATGGAGGAATCAGGAAGTGAAGGACTTGATGATCTCCTTTATGCCAGAAAAGATACGTTTTTCAAGGATGTTGACCATGTTTGTATATCTGATAACTACTGGCTTGGTAAGAATAAACCTTGTCTCACTTATGGTCTACGAGGAGTTTGCTACTTCTTCATTGATGTTGAATGTGCTTCAATGGATTTGCATAGTGGTGTATTTGGAGGAACTGT gaGTGAAGGCTTAGCTGATCTCATTTACCTAATGAATACACTCGTTGATAAGGATGGAAAAATTTTGGTGACTGGGCTCCTTGATGATGTTGAACCTGTGACGCCTGATGAGAATAAATTGTATACTGACATTGATTTTGATGTGGATGTATATAGACAAGATGTTGGTGCTCAAAAACTCTTACACAATGAAGaaaag ATAGAGTTGCTGATGCATCGTTGGAGACATCCGTCTCTATCCCTTCATGGTATTGAAGGTGCATTTGCTGAACCTGGTTGCAAAACTATTATTCCTCGTCATGTAATTGGGAAGTTTTCTGTTCGCATTGTTCCGAACATGACCCCAGAGAAAGTTGAAGCCTGTGTTGTCAAGTATCTAGAGGAAATGTGGAAAATTCGAGGAAGCCATAATAAAATGAAG GCATCCATGTCACATGGTGGCCGTTGGTGGAAATCTGATCCCACTGGGCCAAATTTTGAGGCTGGACGGGCAGCTACACGTCACGTTTATGGAGTGGAACCTGACATGACCAGAGAGGGTGGTTCAATTCCTGTTACATTGACATTCGAAGAAGTGACTGGAGGACGGGGTGTGCTATTGCTACCAATGGGCTCTGCTGATGATGGAGCACATGCCcagaatgaaaaaatcaatgttaaaaattacattgaagGG acAAAACTGCTTGGGGCGTATTTGTATGAAATTGCTCAAAAATAG